The genomic DNA ACCCGCAACGGCCGCCTCGGCTGCGGCGAATGCTACAGCGTCTTCGGCGGCATGCCGCTGCCGAAGCCGAAGCGCGAGCCCGGCGAGGAACCGCCGAAGAACGAAACGCCTTCGCGCGAGGAGCTCGAGGCGCAGCTGAAAAAGGCCGTCGCCGAGGAAAACTTCGAGGAGGCGGCGCGCATCAGGGACGTGCTGCGCGGAAAGAACGCGTAAGCGCGATTTCCCGAACGCCGAAAAGGAGGAATGACTTATGTATAACAGAAGATTTACCGAAGAAGCGTCAAAGGCGCTTGAACTGAGCGTGCAGGCCGCGAAGGAGCTCGGCCACGCTTATATAGGCAGCGAGCACCTGCTGCTCGGACTGCTCCGCGAGGGCGGCTCCGTCGCCGCGAAGGTGCTTGAGAACAACGGCGTCACCGAAGACGCCGTCCGCGAAAAGATAGAAGCCGCCATCGGCAGGGGCGATCCTGCGCAGGTGGTCAACGCGGAGCTGACTCCGCGCACCAAGCGCATCGTCGAGCTTTCGCTCGCGGAGGCGAACCGCATGGGCAAGCAGCTCATCGGCGCCGAGCACCTGCTCATAGCGATAATCGAAGAGAACAACAACATCGGCTGCCGCATCATCAGCGAGCTTTGCGGAAACGTCAGCGCCGTTATGGAGGAGCTGCTTTCCGAATGCCGCGAGGCGTACGAGGAGGAGGCCGAGGAGGGCGAGCCCGAGGGAGGCGGCCGCAAGGCGAAGGGCGACGCGCTGAAAAAGTACAGCCGCGACCTGACCGCGCTCGCGGCGCAGGGCAAGATCGACCCCGTCATCGGCAGGGAGGAGGAGATCGAGCGTATCACGCAGATCCTCTCCCGCCGCACGAA from Clostridia bacterium includes the following:
- a CDS encoding ATP-dependent Clp protease ATP-binding subunit, with the protein product MYNRRFTEEASKALELSVQAAKELGHAYIGSEHLLLGLLREGGSVAAKVLENNGVTEDAVREKIEAAIGRGDPAQVVNAELTPRTKRIVELSLAEANRMGKQLIGAEHLLIAIIEENNNIGCRIISELCGNVSAVMEELLSECREAYEEEAEEGEPEGGGRKAKGDALKKYSRDLTALAAQGKIDPVIGREEEIERITQILSRRTKNNPCLIGEPGVGKTAIAEGLALKIANGEVPEMLN